One Cryptomeria japonica chromosome 9, Sugi_1.0, whole genome shotgun sequence genomic window carries:
- the LOC131077082 gene encoding serine carboxypeptidase-like 45 isoform X1, with product MDTMSFTMHVPRGQTCELKVTVTILALLFIKVLSAPQSDLVDSLPGQPPVPFKQYAGYVTVDQRSDRALFYYFVEAETEPDLKPLVLWLNGGPGCSSFGVGAFSENGPFQPKGDKLVRNGYSWNKEANVLYLESPAGVGFSYSSDQSYYVGVNDTLTANDNLLFLLGWFKKFPEYKTRELYLTGESYAGHYIPQLADLIVRANRKQKVFNLKGVAIGNPLLDFYTDFNARAEYYWSHGLISDPTYKMMITDCNYTRYVDEYYRGSVSNTCEQIHAIVDMEVSRYVDRYDVTLDVCITSLLMQSKLLRAQQGNRARIETKRVEPDVCVQDEATTYLNRPEVQKAFHARLTGGVSSWQACSDVLQYDHLNLEIPTTGLLGKLVDAGIRVLIYSGDQDSVIPLIGSRTLITNLASDMQLNTTVPYRVWFEGKQVAGWTQEYSNILSFATVRGAAHEVPFSQPERSLVLLKAFLSGQPLPTNF from the exons ATGGACACCATGTCCTTCACTATGCATGTTCCTCGTGGGCAGACCTGTGAATTGAAGGTGACAGTAACCATCTTAGCATTGCTCTTCATAAAAGTCTTGTCAGCTCCTCAAAGTGATCTGGTGGATAGTCTTCCAGGACAACCACCTGTGCCGTTCAAACAATATGCAGGATATGTCACAGTAGACCAAAGAAGTGACAGGGCTCTGTTCTATTACTTTGTTGAAGCAGAGACAGAACCAGATTTGAAGCCTTTGGTTCTTTGGCTCAATGGAG GGCCAGGATGTTCATCATTCGGTGTTGGGGCATTTTCTGAGAATGGCCCATTTCAACCCAAGGGAGACAAATTGGTCAGAAATGGCTATAGTTGGAACAAAG AAGCAAATGTTCTGTATTTGGAGAGTCCTGCAGGAGTTGGATTTTCTTATTCTAGTGATCAAAGTTActatgtgggtgtgaatgacactcTAACAG CCAATGATAACCTGCTATTTCTTCTGGGATGGTTTAAAAAGTTTCCAGAGTACAAAACCAGAGAGCTTTATTTGACAGGGGAAAGTTATGCAG GGCACTATATTCCTCAATTGGCAGATCTTATTGTCAGGGCCAACAGAAAACAGAAGGTCTTCAATTTGAAGGGTGTAGCT ATAGGCAACCCGCTGCTGGATTTCTACACAGACTTCAATGCAAGAGCGGAATACTACTGGTCACATGGTCTCATATCTGATCCCACATACAAAATGATGATTACAGACTGCAACTACACTCGCTATGTAGATGAATATTACAGAGGCAGCGTTTCCAACACCTGTGAGCAGATCCATGCAATCGTCGACATGGAAGTCAGTCGATATGTCGACCGCTACGATGTGACTCTCGACGTCTGTATCACCTCCCTCCTCATGCAATCCAAATTGCTCAGAGCTCAG CAGGGGAACAGGGCCAGAATAGAAACTAAAAGAGTAGAACCAGACGTTTGTGTCCAAGACGAAGCCACAACATATCTCAATAGGCCAGAAGTACAGAAGGCATTCCATGCGCGCCTCACTGGAGGCGTCAGTAGCTGGCAGGCCTGCAGCGA TGTGCTTCAATACGATCATCTCAATCTCGAGATACCCACCACAGGGTTGCTGGGTAAACTTGTAGATGCTGGTATAAGAGTATTAATTTACAG TGGAGATCAGGATTCAGTGATTCCTCTAATTGGGTCACGGACATTGATAACCAATCTTGCTTCAGATATGCAGCTGAACACAACAGTTCCTTACCGTGTCTGGTTTGAAGGGAAGCAG GTGGCAGGATGGACACAGGAATACAGCAACATTCTGTCATTTGCAACGGTGAGAGGAGCAGCTCATGAAGTTCCCTTCTCTCAGCCAGAGAGATCCCTCGTCTTATTGAAGGCCTTCCTCTCTGGCCAACCTCTGCCCACCAATTTCTAA
- the LOC131077082 gene encoding serine carboxypeptidase-like 45 isoform X2, whose product MDTMSFTMHVPRGQTCELKVTVTILALLFIKVLSAPQSDLVDSLPGQPPVPFKQYAGYVTVDQRSDRALFYYFVEAETEPDLKPLVLWLNGGPGCSSFGVGAFSENGPFQPKGDKLVRNGYSWNKEANVLYLESPAGVGFSYSSDQSYYVGVNDTLTANDNLLFLLGWFKKFPEYKTRELYLTGESYAGHYIPQLADLIVRANRKQKVFNLKGVAIGNPLLDFYTDFNARAEYYWSHGLISDPTYKMMITDCNYTRYVDEYYRGSVSNTCEQIHAIVDMEVSRYVDRYDVTLDVCITSLLMQSKLLRAQGNRARIETKRVEPDVCVQDEATTYLNRPEVQKAFHARLTGGVSSWQACSDVLQYDHLNLEIPTTGLLGKLVDAGIRVLIYSGDQDSVIPLIGSRTLITNLASDMQLNTTVPYRVWFEGKQVAGWTQEYSNILSFATVRGAAHEVPFSQPERSLVLLKAFLSGQPLPTNF is encoded by the exons ATGGACACCATGTCCTTCACTATGCATGTTCCTCGTGGGCAGACCTGTGAATTGAAGGTGACAGTAACCATCTTAGCATTGCTCTTCATAAAAGTCTTGTCAGCTCCTCAAAGTGATCTGGTGGATAGTCTTCCAGGACAACCACCTGTGCCGTTCAAACAATATGCAGGATATGTCACAGTAGACCAAAGAAGTGACAGGGCTCTGTTCTATTACTTTGTTGAAGCAGAGACAGAACCAGATTTGAAGCCTTTGGTTCTTTGGCTCAATGGAG GGCCAGGATGTTCATCATTCGGTGTTGGGGCATTTTCTGAGAATGGCCCATTTCAACCCAAGGGAGACAAATTGGTCAGAAATGGCTATAGTTGGAACAAAG AAGCAAATGTTCTGTATTTGGAGAGTCCTGCAGGAGTTGGATTTTCTTATTCTAGTGATCAAAGTTActatgtgggtgtgaatgacactcTAACAG CCAATGATAACCTGCTATTTCTTCTGGGATGGTTTAAAAAGTTTCCAGAGTACAAAACCAGAGAGCTTTATTTGACAGGGGAAAGTTATGCAG GGCACTATATTCCTCAATTGGCAGATCTTATTGTCAGGGCCAACAGAAAACAGAAGGTCTTCAATTTGAAGGGTGTAGCT ATAGGCAACCCGCTGCTGGATTTCTACACAGACTTCAATGCAAGAGCGGAATACTACTGGTCACATGGTCTCATATCTGATCCCACATACAAAATGATGATTACAGACTGCAACTACACTCGCTATGTAGATGAATATTACAGAGGCAGCGTTTCCAACACCTGTGAGCAGATCCATGCAATCGTCGACATGGAAGTCAGTCGATATGTCGACCGCTACGATGTGACTCTCGACGTCTGTATCACCTCCCTCCTCATGCAATCCAAATTGCTCAGAGCTCAG GGGAACAGGGCCAGAATAGAAACTAAAAGAGTAGAACCAGACGTTTGTGTCCAAGACGAAGCCACAACATATCTCAATAGGCCAGAAGTACAGAAGGCATTCCATGCGCGCCTCACTGGAGGCGTCAGTAGCTGGCAGGCCTGCAGCGA TGTGCTTCAATACGATCATCTCAATCTCGAGATACCCACCACAGGGTTGCTGGGTAAACTTGTAGATGCTGGTATAAGAGTATTAATTTACAG TGGAGATCAGGATTCAGTGATTCCTCTAATTGGGTCACGGACATTGATAACCAATCTTGCTTCAGATATGCAGCTGAACACAACAGTTCCTTACCGTGTCTGGTTTGAAGGGAAGCAG GTGGCAGGATGGACACAGGAATACAGCAACATTCTGTCATTTGCAACGGTGAGAGGAGCAGCTCATGAAGTTCCCTTCTCTCAGCCAGAGAGATCCCTCGTCTTATTGAAGGCCTTCCTCTCTGGCCAACCTCTGCCCACCAATTTCTAA